In one Aromatoleum aromaticum EbN1 genomic region, the following are encoded:
- the thiD gene encoding bifunctional hydroxymethylpyrimidine kinase/phosphomethylpyrimidine kinase has product MTRPPPNVVSIAGVDPSGGAGVLADIKTFSALGAYGCGIVAALTAQNTQAVTGVHTPPVAFLRLQIDTLFADVELAAVKLGMLGTADVVAAVADRLAHFGAPFVVCDPVMVAKSGDHLLAKNAVAMLIEALLPQSFMITPNLPEAGVLLEQRAPESVKEMYRAAERLRDMLPLSSERWVLLKGGHLPGAEVVDLLFDGDRMIELPSPRLDTKNTHGTGCTLSSAIAALLPQHAGGLRPVEAAVRDARHYLLRAIASADALAVGRGHGPVHHFHAVWPRQQA; this is encoded by the coding sequence ATGACGCGCCCGCCTCCGAACGTCGTCTCGATCGCCGGCGTCGATCCGAGCGGCGGCGCCGGCGTACTCGCCGACATCAAGACTTTCTCCGCGCTCGGCGCCTATGGCTGCGGCATCGTTGCCGCGCTGACCGCGCAGAACACGCAGGCCGTCACGGGCGTGCATACGCCGCCGGTCGCGTTCCTGCGCCTGCAGATCGACACCCTTTTTGCCGATGTCGAGCTCGCTGCAGTCAAGCTCGGCATGCTCGGAACGGCCGATGTGGTCGCGGCCGTCGCCGACCGGCTCGCCCATTTCGGTGCACCCTTCGTCGTCTGCGATCCGGTGATGGTCGCGAAAAGCGGCGATCACCTGCTCGCGAAAAACGCCGTCGCGATGCTGATCGAGGCGCTGCTGCCGCAAAGCTTCATGATCACGCCGAACCTCCCGGAAGCGGGCGTGCTGCTCGAGCAGCGTGCCCCCGAGTCGGTCAAGGAGATGTACCGCGCGGCGGAGCGGCTGCGCGACATGCTGCCGCTGTCGTCCGAGCGCTGGGTGCTGCTCAAGGGCGGCCACCTGCCCGGCGCCGAAGTCGTCGACCTGCTGTTCGACGGCGACCGGATGATCGAGCTGCCGTCGCCGCGCCTCGACACGAAGAACACGCACGGCACCGGCTGCACGCTGTCGTCGGCGATCGCCGCGCTGCTGCCGCAACATGCGGGCGGGCTGCGTCCGGTCGAAGCCGCCGTGCGCGACGCGCGCCACTATCTGCTGCGCGCGATCGCGTCTGCCGACGCGCTCGCGGTCGGCCGGGGGCACGGCCCGGTCCACCATTTCCACGCCGTGTGGCCCCGCCAGCAGGCATAA
- the thiC gene encoding phosphomethylpyrimidine synthase ThiC — MREISQADTPASMGAEPNPPIFVYDCSGPYTDPTAKIDIRSGLVALRQQWIEERGDTEVLADLSSEFGRSRAADKALDELRFPGLHRHPRRAKAGMNVSQMHYARRGLITPEMEYVAIRENMNRAAYVESLRTAGPTGEKMAKLLTRQHPGQSFGASIPEEITPEFVRSEVARGRAIIPNNINHPESEPMIIGRNFLVKINANIGNSALGSSISEEVDKMTWAIRWGGDTVMDLSTGKNIHETREWIIRNSPVPIGTVPIYQALEKVDGKAEELTWEIFRDTLIEQAEQGVDYFTIHAGVLLRYVPMTANRMTGIVSRGGSIMAKWCLAHHKESFLYTHFEDICDIMKAYDVAFSLGDGLRPGSIYDANDDAQLGELKTLGELTDIAWKHDVQTIIEGPGHVPMHLIKENMDLQLEHCKEAPFYTLGPLTTDIAPGYDHITSGIGAAQIGWYGTAMLCYVTPKEHLGLPNKQDVKEGIITYKLAAHAADLAKGHPGAQIRDNALSKARFEFRWEDQFNLGLDPDKAKEFHDETLPKDSAKVAHFCSMCGPHFCSMKITQDVRDFAAKEGLKEDEALAKGMEVKAVEFVKSGAEVYRQV, encoded by the coding sequence ATGCGCGAAATTTCGCAGGCCGACACGCCCGCATCGATGGGCGCGGAGCCAAATCCGCCGATCTTCGTCTACGACTGTTCCGGCCCGTACACCGACCCCACCGCGAAAATCGACATCCGCTCCGGCTTGGTGGCGCTGCGCCAGCAGTGGATCGAGGAGCGCGGCGACACCGAGGTGCTCGCCGATCTGTCGTCCGAGTTCGGCCGCAGCCGCGCCGCCGACAAGGCGCTCGACGAGCTGCGCTTCCCCGGCCTGCATCGCCATCCGCGCCGCGCCAAGGCCGGAATGAACGTCAGCCAGATGCACTACGCGCGCCGCGGCCTCATCACGCCCGAGATGGAATACGTCGCGATCCGCGAGAACATGAACCGCGCGGCCTACGTCGAGTCGCTGCGCACCGCGGGCCCGACCGGCGAGAAGATGGCGAAGCTCCTGACCCGCCAGCATCCGGGCCAGTCATTCGGCGCGTCGATCCCCGAGGAAATCACGCCGGAATTCGTGCGCTCGGAAGTCGCGCGCGGCCGCGCGATCATCCCGAACAACATCAACCACCCGGAAAGCGAACCGATGATCATCGGCCGCAACTTCCTCGTGAAGATCAACGCGAACATCGGCAACTCGGCGCTCGGCTCGTCGATCTCGGAAGAGGTCGACAAGATGACCTGGGCGATCCGCTGGGGCGGCGACACGGTGATGGATCTGTCCACCGGCAAGAACATCCACGAAACCCGCGAGTGGATCATCCGCAACTCGCCCGTGCCGATCGGCACCGTGCCGATCTACCAGGCGCTCGAGAAAGTCGACGGCAAGGCCGAGGAGCTGACCTGGGAGATCTTCCGCGACACGCTGATCGAGCAGGCCGAACAGGGCGTCGACTACTTCACGATCCACGCCGGCGTGCTGCTGCGCTACGTGCCGATGACCGCGAACCGCATGACCGGCATCGTCTCGCGCGGCGGCTCGATCATGGCCAAGTGGTGCCTCGCGCATCACAAGGAGAGCTTCCTCTACACGCACTTCGAGGACATCTGCGACATCATGAAGGCCTACGACGTCGCCTTCTCGCTCGGCGACGGCCTGCGCCCGGGCTCGATCTACGATGCGAACGACGACGCGCAGCTCGGCGAGCTGAAGACGCTCGGCGAACTCACCGACATCGCGTGGAAGCACGACGTGCAGACGATCATCGAAGGCCCGGGGCACGTGCCGATGCACCTCATCAAGGAGAACATGGATCTCCAGCTCGAGCACTGCAAGGAGGCGCCGTTCTACACGCTCGGACCGCTGACGACCGACATCGCGCCGGGCTACGACCACATCACGAGCGGCATCGGCGCGGCGCAGATCGGCTGGTACGGCACGGCGATGCTGTGCTACGTCACGCCGAAGGAGCACTTGGGCCTGCCGAACAAGCAGGACGTCAAGGAAGGCATCATCACTTACAAGCTCGCCGCGCACGCCGCGGACCTCGCGAAAGGCCACCCCGGCGCGCAGATCCGCGACAACGCATTGAGCAAGGCGCGTTTCGAGTTCCGCTGGGAAGACCAGTTCAACCTCGGGCTGGACCCGGACAAGGCGAAGGAATTCCACGACGAGACGCTGCCGAAGGACTCGGCGAAAGTCGCGCACTTCTGCTCGATGTGCGGCCCGCATTTCTGCTCGATGAAGATCACGCAGGACGTGCGCGACTTCGCCGCGAAGGAAGGCCTCAAGGAAGACGAGGCGCTCGCGAAAGGGATGGAAGTTAAGGCCGTCGAGTTCGTCAAGAGCGGGGCCGAGGTGTATCGGCAGGTGTAA
- a CDS encoding nucleotidyltransferase domain-containing protein, whose product MASTGRISDQTVAAAVRALAEGAHPRKILLFGSYARGDATAESDLDLLVIEDEVPDRAGEMVRLRRLLRPLRIPTDVLVYSADEVQRWGAQPGSALYWALREGKVVYG is encoded by the coding sequence ATGGCAAGCACGGGGCGCATCTCCGATCAGACCGTCGCCGCCGCCGTCCGGGCGCTGGCGGAGGGTGCGCACCCCCGGAAAATCCTGCTGTTCGGCTCGTATGCCCGCGGCGATGCAACGGCCGAATCCGACCTCGACCTTCTCGTGATCGAAGACGAAGTCCCCGACCGAGCAGGCGAAATGGTGCGCCTGCGCCGGCTGCTACGCCCGCTGCGCATCCCGACGGATGTCCTTGTCTATTCAGCCGACGAAGTGCAACGCTGGGGCGCCCAGCCGGGCTCGGCGCTGTACTGGGCGCTGCGCGAGGGGAAAGTCGTTTATGGCTGA
- a CDS encoding type II toxin-antitoxin system VapC family toxin — translation MRLLLDTHFAFWWQTGDPRVTDEVRHLVEAAGEVLVSRVSLWELTIKAGLGKIRIDLPVFAEQVEAMGFAWLPIENAHILKLADLPAFDDHRDPFDRLLVTQSLSEPLILLTVDRKLARYGSTIRVI, via the coding sequence GTGAGGCTGCTGCTCGACACTCATTTCGCGTTCTGGTGGCAGACCGGCGACCCTCGCGTCACCGATGAGGTCCGCCATCTGGTCGAGGCCGCCGGCGAAGTGCTGGTCAGCCGCGTGTCCCTGTGGGAACTGACCATCAAGGCCGGGCTCGGCAAGATCCGCATCGATTTGCCGGTGTTCGCCGAACAGGTCGAAGCCATGGGCTTTGCCTGGCTCCCGATCGAAAACGCACACATCCTCAAGCTCGCCGACCTGCCGGCATTCGACGACCACCGCGACCCCTTCGACCGTCTGCTGGTCACGCAGTCGCTGTCCGAGCCGTTGATCCTGCTCACCGTCGATCGCAAGCTCGCGCGCTACGGCAGCACCATCCGCGTCATCTGA
- a CDS encoding type II toxin-antitoxin system Phd/YefM family antitoxin, giving the protein MHVVNIHEAKTHLSRLLEIVERGEEVVIARAGQPVARLAAYRPPRRRIAPPGSMKGLDWQMADDFDAPVDELFSCLQDGSEGADPRSSGADR; this is encoded by the coding sequence ATGCACGTCGTCAACATCCATGAAGCCAAGACCCACCTGTCCCGCCTGCTCGAAATCGTCGAGCGTGGCGAGGAGGTGGTCATCGCGCGTGCCGGCCAGCCGGTGGCCAGGCTGGCCGCTTACCGTCCGCCACGCCGCCGAATTGCGCCGCCCGGCAGCATGAAGGGGCTCGACTGGCAGATGGCGGACGATTTCGATGCGCCGGTCGATGAGTTGTTTTCCTGCCTGCAGGACGGCAGCGAGGGCGCAGACCCCCGCAGCTCCGGAGCCGACCGGTGA
- a CDS encoding DUF2478 domain-containing protein — MSSDALPIAAILYTPADHIEPVLIEAARQLAQQGVRLGGVLQHDIPTTTEDPCGMELEDLSGGERFALSQDLGSGSEACRLDPDALAHAAMAVRNALEQGATLVFINKFGAQEACGSGLRAEMAMAVASGVPVVTAVGERFLDEWQRFTGGGSTLLAPDVAAILEWWDTVRDAAQPA, encoded by the coding sequence ATGTCCTCCGATGCCCTGCCGATCGCCGCGATCCTCTACACGCCCGCCGACCATATCGAGCCGGTGCTGATCGAAGCCGCGCGGCAGCTCGCGCAGCAGGGAGTGCGGCTCGGAGGCGTGCTGCAGCACGATATCCCGACGACGACCGAGGATCCCTGCGGCATGGAGCTCGAAGACCTGTCGGGCGGCGAACGGTTTGCGCTGTCGCAGGACCTGGGCAGTGGTTCCGAGGCATGCCGGCTCGATCCGGACGCGCTCGCGCATGCGGCAATGGCGGTGCGCAATGCGCTCGAACAGGGCGCGACGCTGGTGTTCATCAACAAGTTCGGCGCGCAGGAGGCCTGCGGCTCGGGCCTGCGCGCCGAGATGGCGATGGCGGTCGCGTCGGGCGTTCCCGTCGTCACTGCGGTCGGCGAGCGCTTCCTCGACGAATGGCAGCGCTTCACCGGCGGCGGTTCGACGCTGCTGGCGCCCGACGTCGCGGCGATCCTCGAATGGTGGGACACCGTGCGCGACGCGGCGCAGCCGGCGTGA
- a CDS encoding YkgJ family cysteine cluster protein, which translates to MQCRAGCDACCIAPSISSPIPGMPNGKAAGVRCAQLTTTNRCAIFGRPHRPACCAGLKPAEEMCDRSSMEALRWLAKQEAATSP; encoded by the coding sequence ATGCAATGCCGGGCAGGCTGCGACGCTTGCTGCATCGCGCCGTCGATCTCGTCGCCGATTCCCGGAATGCCGAACGGCAAGGCGGCGGGAGTCCGCTGCGCTCAGCTCACGACGACGAACCGTTGCGCGATATTCGGCCGACCGCACCGCCCGGCCTGCTGCGCCGGCCTCAAGCCCGCCGAAGAGATGTGCGACCGCTCCTCCATGGAAGCGCTGCGGTGGCTCGCGAAGCAGGAAGCAGCGACGAGCCCGTAG
- a CDS encoding PhoX family protein, which translates to MTDSRLSPSRDDESTNTSGNTSFDAVLHARLSRRQLLGSALGAAALTLAGAGLPNAFAAPAVPGAAAPGRRAARLGFAPVAKSLEDAVVLPDGYRYSVLFRLGDPLAASIGEYLNNGEDDPASFALRAGDHHDGMHYFGLGANGRHHRDESRRGLLCMNHEAITPEYLHARGQTVADGVRTDAGEVLREFYAHGVAIVETIEAGGKWRYERDSRFNRRIHTLTDMALAGPATKTRYMVTKYAPDGSRTRGTVNNCASGHTPWGTYLTCEENWASYFRRIAAVDDPRRSAKELAAFARYGVRGNGRERWATVTPDTPDDLYGRWNAMKLGASDDGNDDYRNATNTYGWVVEIDPFAPASTPKKRTALGRFAHEGAWLGPVQSGAPLVWYMGCDSRDEYLYKYVSNLPWNPVDADGGLAAGDKYLDDGRLYVARFDADGSGKWIELRFGVGNVTRANAPYPFADQADVVVHAQLAADAAGATKMDRPEWAAVNPKNGEVYVSLTKANASSRPLAELDAANPRFYNDRKTTGQDRQGNPNGHVVRFAEAGGDAGATSFTWDVFLFGARASADARAVNISGLTDANDFSSPDGLWFSPATGVLWIGTDDRAYTDVTNCMLLAAVPGSVGDGGPRTIVSSDGVSSRAVNTYVGAQLGEENLRRFLVGPKECEITGLAETPDGRALFINIQHPGEATRPAYATARFGSHWPDGGRARPRSATIVITREDGGEIGI; encoded by the coding sequence ATGACCGATTCCCGCCTGTCCCCGTCCCGCGACGACGAATCGACGAACACTTCCGGGAACACGAGCTTCGACGCCGTGCTGCACGCGCGGCTGTCGCGTCGCCAACTGCTCGGCAGCGCGCTCGGCGCCGCGGCGCTGACGCTGGCGGGCGCCGGTCTGCCGAACGCTTTCGCTGCGCCCGCCGTCCCGGGAGCCGCCGCTCCCGGCCGCCGCGCCGCGCGGCTTGGCTTCGCGCCCGTCGCGAAAAGCCTCGAAGATGCCGTCGTGCTGCCCGACGGCTACCGCTACAGCGTCCTGTTTCGCCTCGGCGACCCGCTTGCGGCGAGCATTGGCGAATACCTGAACAACGGCGAGGACGACCCCGCGAGCTTCGCGCTGCGCGCCGGTGACCACCATGACGGCATGCATTACTTCGGGCTCGGCGCGAACGGCCGGCACCACAGGGACGAGTCGCGGCGCGGGCTGCTGTGCATGAATCACGAAGCGATCACGCCGGAGTACCTGCACGCGCGCGGCCAGACAGTCGCCGACGGCGTGCGCACCGACGCCGGCGAAGTGCTGCGCGAGTTCTACGCTCACGGCGTCGCCATCGTCGAGACTATCGAAGCGGGCGGGAAATGGCGTTACGAGCGGGACTCGCGCTTCAACCGCCGCATCCACACGCTGACCGACATGGCGCTCGCCGGGCCGGCGACGAAGACGCGCTACATGGTCACAAAATACGCGCCGGACGGCAGCCGCACGCGCGGCACGGTCAACAACTGCGCGAGCGGACATACGCCGTGGGGCACGTACCTGACGTGCGAGGAGAACTGGGCGAGCTACTTCCGTCGCATCGCGGCGGTCGACGACCCGCGCCGCAGCGCGAAAGAGCTCGCGGCGTTCGCGCGCTACGGCGTGCGCGGCAATGGACGCGAGCGGTGGGCGACGGTGACGCCGGACACGCCCGACGACCTCTACGGGCGCTGGAACGCGATGAAGCTCGGCGCATCCGACGACGGCAACGACGACTATCGCAACGCCACGAACACCTACGGCTGGGTCGTCGAGATCGACCCGTTCGCCCCCGCGTCGACACCGAAGAAGCGCACCGCGCTGGGGCGCTTCGCGCACGAGGGCGCGTGGCTCGGGCCGGTGCAGTCCGGCGCGCCGCTCGTGTGGTACATGGGCTGCGATTCACGCGACGAGTACCTCTACAAGTACGTGTCGAACCTGCCGTGGAACCCCGTGGACGCGGACGGGGGGCTCGCCGCGGGGGACAAGTACCTCGACGACGGCCGGCTCTATGTCGCGCGCTTCGATGCCGACGGCAGCGGCAAATGGATCGAGCTGCGCTTTGGCGTCGGCAACGTCACAAGGGCGAACGCCCCGTATCCGTTCGCCGACCAGGCCGACGTCGTCGTTCACGCGCAGCTCGCTGCGGACGCGGCCGGCGCGACGAAGATGGACCGGCCCGAGTGGGCGGCGGTGAATCCGAAGAATGGCGAAGTCTATGTTTCGCTGACGAAAGCGAACGCATCGAGCCGTCCGCTGGCCGAGCTCGATGCCGCGAATCCGCGCTTCTACAACGATCGGAAGACGACCGGCCAGGACCGGCAGGGCAATCCCAACGGCCATGTCGTCCGCTTCGCCGAGGCCGGCGGCGACGCGGGCGCGACGAGCTTCACGTGGGACGTGTTCCTGTTCGGCGCGCGCGCGAGCGCGGACGCGAGGGCGGTGAACATCTCCGGGCTCACAGATGCGAACGACTTCTCGAGCCCCGACGGCCTGTGGTTCAGTCCGGCGACCGGCGTGCTGTGGATCGGGACCGACGACCGCGCTTACACGGACGTCACGAACTGCATGCTGCTTGCCGCAGTGCCGGGAAGTGTCGGCGACGGCGGACCGCGCACGATCGTCAGCAGCGACGGCGTTTCGAGCAGGGCGGTCAACACGTACGTCGGCGCGCAGCTCGGCGAGGAGAACCTGCGTCGGTTCCTCGTCGGGCCGAAGGAGTGCGAGATCACCGGGCTCGCCGAGACGCCGGACGGGCGGGCGTTGTTCATCAACATCCAGCACCCGGGCGAGGCCACGCGGCCCGCTTACGCGACAGCTCGCTTCGGCAGCCATTGGCCGGACGGCGGCCGCGCCCGGCCGCGCTCGGCGACGATCGTGATCACGCGCGAGGACGGCGGCGAGATCGGCATCTGA
- a CDS encoding undecaprenyl-diphosphate phosphatase: MDLPLFVIALILGIVEGLTEFLPISSTGHLIIIGDLLGYNDATSKVFKIVIQFAAILAVCWDYRERLARVAAGVGSEPAAQRFVGLLFIGFLPAAVLGLMFHSTIKSLLFNPLTVATALVVGGVLILWLERRAYHPRINAVDEMRWADALKVGFAQAAAMIPGTSRSGATILGGLVFGLSRKAAAEFSFFLSIPTMFAATVYDLYKNRDLLHMGDLPVFAIGFVASFFAAMFAVKAFIRFISNHTFIAFAWYRIVFGLVVLATWQLELVEWSEP, translated from the coding sequence ATGGATCTTCCCCTCTTCGTTATCGCGCTCATTCTCGGCATCGTCGAGGGGCTGACCGAATTCCTGCCGATCTCCTCCACCGGCCACCTGATCATCATCGGCGACCTGCTCGGCTACAACGACGCGACGAGCAAGGTGTTCAAGATCGTCATCCAGTTCGCCGCGATTCTCGCCGTGTGCTGGGACTATCGCGAACGGCTGGCACGCGTCGCGGCCGGCGTCGGCAGCGAACCCGCGGCGCAGCGCTTCGTCGGCCTGCTGTTCATCGGCTTCCTGCCGGCGGCGGTGCTCGGGCTGATGTTCCATTCGACGATCAAGAGCCTGCTGTTCAACCCGCTGACCGTCGCGACAGCGCTCGTCGTCGGCGGCGTGCTGATCCTCTGGCTCGAGCGCCGCGCGTACCATCCGCGCATCAACGCGGTCGACGAGATGCGCTGGGCCGATGCGCTGAAAGTGGGGTTCGCGCAGGCCGCGGCGATGATTCCGGGCACTTCGCGGTCCGGGGCGACGATCCTCGGCGGGCTCGTGTTCGGGCTGTCGCGCAAAGCCGCAGCGGAATTCTCGTTCTTCCTCTCGATTCCGACGATGTTCGCGGCGACCGTCTACGACCTGTACAAGAACCGCGACCTGCTCCACATGGGCGACTTGCCGGTGTTCGCGATCGGCTTCGTCGCGTCCTTTTTCGCGGCGATGTTCGCCGTCAAGGCTTTCATCCGCTTCATCTCGAACCACACTTTCATCGCCTTCGCGTGGTATCGCATCGTGTTCGGGCTGGTGGTGCTCGCGACGTGGCAGTTGGAGCTCGTCGAGTGGAGCGAACCCTAG
- a CDS encoding YqiA/YcfP family alpha/beta fold hydrolase: MIIYLHGFRSAPASIKAQALQRHMAAKGLAHAFWCEQLPVSPRAAIALVEAQIAHCRRERPELRPTLVGSSLGGFYATWLAEKHGLAAALVNPAVVAPLSLEAWVGPQTNLYTGERFDFTARHIEELRALDIAAITRPERYWLLVETGDEVLDYRDAVAKYAGARQTVLAGGDHGFSRWNDYLDALLAFAGLPS, encoded by the coding sequence ATGATCATCTACCTGCACGGCTTCCGCTCTGCTCCGGCGTCGATCAAGGCGCAAGCGCTGCAGCGCCACATGGCGGCGAAAGGATTGGCGCACGCGTTCTGGTGCGAACAGCTGCCGGTGTCGCCGCGCGCGGCGATCGCGCTGGTCGAGGCGCAGATCGCGCACTGCCGCCGCGAACGGCCGGAGCTTCGTCCGACGCTGGTCGGCAGTTCACTCGGCGGCTTCTACGCAACCTGGCTCGCCGAGAAGCACGGGCTCGCGGCGGCGCTCGTAAACCCGGCCGTCGTTGCGCCGCTGTCACTCGAAGCCTGGGTCGGCCCGCAGACGAACCTCTACACCGGCGAACGCTTCGACTTCACGGCACGGCACATCGAGGAACTGCGCGCGCTCGACATCGCTGCGATCACGCGGCCCGAACGCTACTGGCTGCTCGTCGAAACCGGCGACGAAGTGCTCGACTACCGCGACGCGGTCGCGAAATACGCCGGCGCGCGGCAGACCGTGCTCGCCGGCGGCGACCACGGCTTCTCGCGCTGGAACGATTATCTGGACGCCCTGCTCGCGTTTGCGGGACTGCCATCATGA
- a CDS encoding methyltransferase domain-containing protein, which yields MSTPDFDARRFKSIERAGFNRIAARYADGAHLRADLADALLGAARLAPGQQVLDLASGPGLLARAAARQVQPGGWVLASDIAEEMLAEGARRTLGETAAAALPAGTPALSFAAADAEQLCLPDASFDCVLAGLALFMFPHPDRALIEMHRVLRPGGRVALSTWGARDDVPLIRCAQDCIARLLPAPKVARPSVFRFGDAAVLEAALEAAGFVDVHIEPCRFTCHFADAAAYWQTFLDLAGGAAEALARLPQATQHALRDAVSAELDAHRSGSGYSIDALALVASAQRPAEGTLDGQAATNSW from the coding sequence ATGAGCACGCCCGATTTCGACGCGCGCCGCTTCAAGTCGATCGAGCGGGCCGGCTTCAACCGCATCGCCGCCCGCTATGCCGACGGCGCCCACCTGCGTGCGGACCTTGCCGACGCGCTGCTCGGCGCCGCACGGCTTGCACCCGGCCAGCAGGTGCTCGACCTCGCCAGCGGCCCCGGCCTGCTCGCGCGCGCAGCCGCCCGCCAGGTCCAGCCCGGCGGCTGGGTGCTCGCAAGCGACATCGCCGAGGAGATGCTCGCCGAAGGCGCGCGGCGCACGCTCGGCGAAACTGCCGCAGCGGCGCTGCCCGCCGGCACGCCGGCCCTTTCGTTCGCCGCCGCCGACGCCGAACAGCTGTGCCTGCCGGACGCGAGCTTCGACTGCGTGCTCGCCGGCCTCGCGCTGTTCATGTTCCCGCACCCGGACCGCGCCCTGATCGAGATGCACCGCGTGCTGCGCCCGGGAGGTCGGGTCGCGCTGTCGACGTGGGGCGCGCGCGATGACGTCCCGCTGATCCGCTGCGCACAGGACTGCATCGCCCGCTTGCTGCCGGCGCCAAAAGTCGCCCGCCCGTCGGTGTTCCGCTTCGGCGACGCAGCGGTGCTCGAAGCGGCGCTCGAAGCGGCCGGGTTCGTCGACGTGCACATCGAGCCCTGCCGCTTCACATGTCATTTCGCCGACGCGGCGGCGTACTGGCAGACTTTCCTCGATCTCGCCGGCGGTGCCGCCGAAGCTCTCGCACGTCTGCCGCAAGCCACCCAGCACGCGTTGCGCGACGCCGTCTCCGCCGAGCTCGACGCACACCGCAGCGGCAGCGGATATTCGATCGATGCGCTCGCGCTCGTCGCCAGCGCGCAGCGTCCGGCAGAAGGAACTCTCGACGGGCAGGCTGCGACGAACAGCTGGTGA